The following DNA comes from Kitasatospora sp. NBC_01287.
CGGCCGCCGTGTGCTCTTCGACCCGGTCTGGGGGGTGCGTTGCTCACCGTTCCCCGGAATCGGCCCCAAGCGGCTGCACCCGATGCCGATCCGGCTGGCCGACCTCGGCCCGGTGGACGTGGTGGTGATCTCCCACGACCACTACGACCACCTCGACATGACGACGATCCGGGCGCTGATCGGCTCCGGCGCCCGGTTCGCCGCCCCGCTCGGGGTGGGCGCGCACCTGGAGCACTGGGGCGTGCCGGCCGCCCGGATCACCGAGCTGGACTGGTGGGAGTCGGCCGAGGTGGCCGGCCTGACCCTGACCGCGACCCCGGCCCGGCACTACTGCAGCCGCGGCCCGCGCACCGACCCGCAGATGCTCTGGGCCTCCTGGGCAGTGGCCGGGCCCGAGCACCGGGTCTTCCACAGCGGGGACACCGGCTACTTCCCCGGCTTCGAGCGGATCGGCGAGCTGCTCGGCCCGTTCGACGCGACGATGACCCAGGTCGGTGCCTACAGCAAGTTCTGGCCCGAGGTGCACATGACCCCGGAGGAGGGCGTGCGGGCCCACCTGGACCTGCGCGGTGGGCTGCTGCTGCCGATCCACTGGGCCACCTTCAACCTGGCACCGCACCCCTGGGAGGAGCCCGCCGAGCGGACGGTGGCGGCGGCCGCGGCCCTCGGCGCCGCGCTGGCGGTGCCGCTGCCCGGCGCGCCGTTCGAGCCGGCCGAGCCGCCCGCGCCGCACGCCTGGTGGCGGACGGTGGCGGGCCTGCCCGCGTCGGCGCCCGCCCCGGCACCGGCCGAGCGCCCGGCGGCCACGGCGGCCCCCACGGCACCGGCCGCGCCGGGGCTGGGCCACGAGGACGAGGTCCCGGCCTGACCTCCGGGTGACCGCCTGACCGCCTGACCGCCGGCCTGGTGGCCCGGCGGTCACCCGGCGGCGGCGTGGCGGCGCCTGATCAGCCTCCACGCCGCCCGCTGCACCACCAGCGTCAGCACCCCGGCGACCACGATCCCGGAGAGGTTGATCAGCAGCTGCACCGCCGAGCCGCGCGCCTGCGCGACCTGCGCGTAGGCCAGCGCCACCGCCGCGTTGGCCGCCGCCGGCACCGTGGTCACCGAGATCGCCACCCCCACCAGCGCACCGGACTTGGCCGAGGTGAGCGAGAGCAGCCCGGCGACACCGGCCAGGAAGGCCACCACGAAGGAGAGCGCGTCCGGCTGCCAGATGAACGCGGTGTTCGGCCGCGACCCGTCGAAGTCCGCCACGGTGAAGAGCCCGAGGCCGTCCATCATCAGCGAGAACAAGATGGTCAGCGCGATCGCCACCACGAAGCCGCCGAGCAGCGCGACCAGCGAGCGCAGCGCCAGGCGGGGCCGGCGCTGAACCAGCGCCACGCAGATCCCGGCGAGCGGGCCGAACTCCGGACCCACCACCATCGCCCCGACGATCAGCACCGCGCTGTCCAGCACCACGCCGCAGGCGGCCAGCATGGTCGCGGTCACGATGAAGGCCAGGTAGGTGTAGGAGAAGGCGCTCTCCTCGTGGGTGGTCTCGCTGACCGCCTCCCAGACCAGCGCGTCCGAGCTTTCACCGGGCGCCAGCCGCTCGGCCTCCCGGGCAGCGGCCGAGATGGCCAGCTGCAGCTGCGCGACGTCGATCGCGCCGTGCTCGGGCAGCCCGCTGGCCCGCAGCCGCCCGAGCAGTTCGTCGGCCCCCTCGCGGGCCACGTCGCAGAGCACCACGTCCCCGGGCGGGCGCACCGCGGCGTCCGGCAACCTGACGACGTGCGTGACTCCGACGCAGTCGTCCAGGATCTCGGCCACGGTGCGCCGCAGGTCGGCGGGGACGATCAGACGCAGGTGCAGCACGGCGTACTCCCGGGGCGGAAGGCGGGTAACGCACCTCACAGTGCCGGGTGGAGCCTTCTGCCACTATGAGCGGATGGCAGACGCACCGGTGCGGGACCACCAGACGGACGAGGACCGGGACCGGCCCACCGGGGTCAGGGTCGGCTCCTTCCTCGA
Coding sequences within:
- a CDS encoding MBL fold metallo-hydrolase; its protein translation is MTAAGWRRIRTDAFGAVPTGARLERIRRSPNFVDGAFRNPVPTRRLVYEKSPLEITRAQLATDKARRVPARPIPVHRLRSAELATAPASGLRLTWLGHATVLAELDGRRVLFDPVWGVRCSPFPGIGPKRLHPMPIRLADLGPVDVVVISHDHYDHLDMTTIRALIGSGARFAAPLGVGAHLEHWGVPAARITELDWWESAEVAGLTLTATPARHYCSRGPRTDPQMLWASWAVAGPEHRVFHSGDTGYFPGFERIGELLGPFDATMTQVGAYSKFWPEVHMTPEEGVRAHLDLRGGLLLPIHWATFNLAPHPWEEPAERTVAAAAALGAALAVPLPGAPFEPAEPPAPHAWWRTVAGLPASAPAPAPAERPAATAAPTAPAAPGLGHEDEVPA
- a CDS encoding DUF389 domain-containing protein; this encodes MLHLRLIVPADLRRTVAEILDDCVGVTHVVRLPDAAVRPPGDVVLCDVAREGADELLGRLRASGLPEHGAIDVAQLQLAISAAAREAERLAPGESSDALVWEAVSETTHEESAFSYTYLAFIVTATMLAACGVVLDSAVLIVGAMVVGPEFGPLAGICVALVQRRPRLALRSLVALLGGFVVAIALTILFSLMMDGLGLFTVADFDGSRPNTAFIWQPDALSFVVAFLAGVAGLLSLTSAKSGALVGVAISVTTVPAAANAAVALAYAQVAQARGSAVQLLINLSGIVVAGVLTLVVQRAAWRLIRRRHAAAG